A portion of the Salarias fasciatus chromosome 15, fSalaFa1.1, whole genome shotgun sequence genome contains these proteins:
- the LOC115402445 gene encoding uncharacterized protein LOC115402445 → MFLFHLFVLQSAVAAVVQRAGEDVTLTCQHELEGQRDCNGTSWYYDYSRSSVELVQLGKIKNNSEIEPDRLRVTADCSLMIKKVTVQDVGLYYCGQDDIISHSSGAYLSVVTIVTEQKVDDEETLKCFVTPSEENCELEVKWKIKDQDIDEVNSQIKTEKNGCSATVTLKKSHYLHPQSHFLSCEVTDWTGEKFCFSPRPSGDTKSTVKPETLSKSTTTGTSGASADPQGLSRNLAVSLGLAALVICVVTVNMWARIKEEQIQRDGTTEVYLTQRCLQTRREEDEAAVTYENLGETSVSVRLH, encoded by the exons atgtttctgtttcacctctttgtgcttcagtctgcag TGGCTGCAGttgttcagagagcaggagaggacgtCACTCTGACTTGTCAACATGAGCTGGAGGGTCAGCGGGACTGTAATGGAACGTCATGGTACTACGATTATAGTAGATCTTCCGTGGAGCTGGTTCAACTTGGgaagattaaaaacaacagtgaaatagAACCAGACAGACTGAGAGTTACAGCTGATTGTTCTCTGATGATAAAGAAAGTCACAGTTCAGGATGTTGGTCTTTATTACTGTGGACAAGATGACATAATATCTCACTCATCTGGCGCCTATCTCTCTGTCGTCACCA taGTGACTGAACAGAAAGTCGATGACGAGGAGACACTGAAATGCTTCGTGACGCCTTCAGAGGAAAACTGTGAACTGGAAGTGAAGTGGAAGATCAAAGATCAAGATATTGATGAAGTCAACAGTCAGATCAAGACAGAAAAGAATGGATGTTCTGCCACTGTGACTcttaaaaagtcacattatCTTCACCCACAATCACACTTCCTGAGCTGTGAAGTGACTGACTGGACAGgagaaaagttttgtttcagTCCTCGACCCTCAG GAGACACAAAATCAACAGTAAAACCAGAAACCTTGTCAAAGTCGACCACAACTGGAACCAGTGGAGCTTCAGCAGATCCACAAG gtctgagcagAAATCTGGCCGTCTCTCTGGGATTAGCAGCACTTGTCATTTGTGTTGTGACGGTTAACATGTGGGCCAGAATTAAAG aaGAACAGATTCAACGAGATGGAACCACA GAGGTTTACCTAACCCAGCGCTGTTTGCAGACTCGGCGTGAAGAAGACGAGGCTGCAGTGACGTACGAGAACCTGGGAGAGACGTCTGTTTCTGTCCGACTCCACTGA